A window of Solidesulfovibrio carbinoliphilus subsp. oakridgensis genomic DNA:
GGCCCCGGGCCCTGGCCGCGGCCAGGCCGGCCATGGTCCGTTCGCGGACCAGCCCCCGCTCGAATTCGGCCAGGGCGCCAAAAAGGTGGAAGGTCAGCCGGCCGGCCGGGGTCCCGGTGTCGATGTGCTCGGTGAGACTCACGAACCCGACCTGCCGGGCTTCCAGCTCCCCGACAAAACCGATCAGGTGCCCAAGCGACCGGCCGAGCCGGTCGAGCCGCCAGACGATCAGCGTGTCCCCGGCCCGCAGGAGATCCACGGCCCGGTCGAGCCCCGGCCGGTCGGCGGCCGCGCCCGTGACCGCGTCCTCGAAAATTCGCTCGCACCCGGCGGCGGCCAAGGCGTCGCGCTGCAGGGACAGGTTCTGGTCCAGGGTGGACACCCGGGCATAGCCGATCTTCATGGGCCGACCGTAAAGAAATCCGTTCCCCGGGGGAATAGGTTTCCTTTGATTTCCTGACCGGGTTTCCTGCCCGGCCCGGCCGCCACAGCCGGGCCGGGGGCCGGGGCGGCCGCTTCGGGCAGGAAAACGGTCGTTTTCCTGCCGCCGGACCCGGTCCAAACGGCGGCCGCCTCCTCTTCCGGCCCGGTCACTGGCCGGGCCGGCCGGCCGGGGAGCGTTCCCAGATCGTCTCCAGCGCCTTTTCCAGGTCCCGGGCCAGCCGCCGGCCGTCCAGGAGCGGCGAGCGCCGCATGGTCTCGCGCAGGCTGTGCCGTATGGCCCGGAGCGCGGCCGGGTCCGAGGCGAGGGCCACCGCCTTACCTATGTAGTCGGCCTTGTCCGTGGCGGCCCAGGCCGTGGCGTCGAGGGACGACAGGACGCTCAGGCCCACCCGGCTGTGGTGCTGTTCCCCGATCAGCGTCACCACCGGCACGCCCATCCACAGGGCTTCGCAGGTGGTGGTGGTGCCGTGGTAGGGGAAGGTGTCCAGGGCGATGTCGATGGTGCCGTACTGGGAGAGGTGCTCCTGGCGCGTGGGCGAGCCCGGGAGCAGGGCCAGGCGGTCCATGGGCAGGCCGGCCCTGGCGCAGCGTTCGGCCAGGGCGGCCCGGCAGCCGGGGTCGCTTAAGGCGATGTCCTTTATCCGCAACGTGGCCCGGGGCAGGGCGGCCAGAATCTCTTTCCACAAGGCCAGCGTCGTGTCGGACAGCTTGGCCAGCTTGTTGAACGAACCGAAGGTGACGGCGCCCGTGCCGCCCATCGGCGGCTCGGCCACGTCCGGGGCGCCGGCCGGCGGGCAGTAGCACAGGAACGGGGCGGGCAGGTATTCCAGGCGCTCGGTATAGGCCTCTTGCGTTTGGCCGGGCGGGTCGGCCAGTTCGTCGGTCAGGCGCACGTCCATGTGGCGCAGGCCGGTGGTGGCCGGATAGCCGAGGTAGGTCACCTGGACCGGGGCCGGGCGTTGGGCGAAAAGCGGCAGCCGGTTGCCGGAGGTGTGGCCGCCGAGGTCGATCAGGATGTCGATGCCGTCCTCCCGGACGCATGCGGCCGCCTGGGCGTCGGACAGGGCGGCGATGTCGCGCCACTGGTCGGCCAGGGACTTAAGCCGTTCGGTCATGTCGTCGTTGCCGGGGAAGGCGTGGTAGGCGTGGACCTGGAACCGCTCCCGGTCGTGGTGGCGCCACAGCTCCTGCAGGAAATAGGCGACGGAGTGGCGTTTGAAGTCCGAGGAGACGTAGCCGATGCGGAGCTTTCCGTCCCTCGACCGCCGGGCCGGGGCGGCGGCCGGCTTCTCGAAACGCTCTCCGAACGAGAAGTGCAGCCGGGTCAGCTCCTCCTGGCCGAGGGTGTCGCAGTGGAGCGCCGTCAGCAGGATGTTGCTCAAGGTGTGGGGATTGTCCGGGCCGAGCGCGTCGGCCGTTTGGAGCGCGGCCAGCGCTTCGGTCGGCCGGCCCAGGATGTTTTGCACCACGCCCAGGTTGCCGTGCACGTCCGGCCGGTGCGCATCGAGGCCCAGGCACTGCCGGTAGAGGGCTTCGGCCGCGCCGAAGCGGCCGTTCTCCTGGGCCAGGACGCCGAGGTTGTAGACGGCCGTGGCAAAGCCGGGATGG
This region includes:
- a CDS encoding recombinase family protein, whose translation is MKIGYARVSTLDQNLSLQRDALAAAGCERIFEDAVTGAAADRPGLDRAVDLLRAGDTLIVWRLDRLGRSLGHLIGFVGELEARQVGFVSLTEHIDTGTPAGRLTFHLFGALAEFERGLVRERTMAGLAAARARGRRGGRPPALDLAKRELCARLYAEGRYPVAELCRLMGISKPTLYAYVKAHGKSREDGRASHQP
- a CDS encoding tetratricopeptide repeat protein; this encodes MKNKYQPVYALLQQGLFPQAAAAAKALVAQNPRDARAWLAAGRVHEALRQPGPAEGAFSKAVALEKGLLEAWEGRVQSLLALGRCDEAAKDATRVLTRQPGHVPMLLALGTARHQAGRRDEAAEAYRRALAAAPGQPFATVSLAQILLEQGQAGQALAVLDDCPAGEQRDGRVALKRAEALWALARRDEARAVAEAAAARFPQDDAVRATLGRYCYEAGETEAAVAWLRQAAHLAPQNPWPRTQLCAALLRLGRIEEAWVEGERAVLTGAPLPDACLNLGNVHRARGDAVTAELCYRRALAIHPGFATAVYNLGVLAQENGRFGAAEALYRQCLGLDAHRPDVHGNLGVVQNILGRPTEALAALQTADALGPDNPHTLSNILLTALHCDTLGQEELTRLHFSFGERFEKPAAAPARRSRDGKLRIGYVSSDFKRHSVAYFLQELWRHHDRERFQVHAYHAFPGNDDMTERLKSLADQWRDIAALSDAQAAACVREDGIDILIDLGGHTSGNRLPLFAQRPAPVQVTYLGYPATTGLRHMDVRLTDELADPPGQTQEAYTERLEYLPAPFLCYCPPAGAPDVAEPPMGGTGAVTFGSFNKLAKLSDTTLALWKEILAALPRATLRIKDIALSDPGCRAALAERCARAGLPMDRLALLPGSPTRQEHLSQYGTIDIALDTFPYHGTTTTCEALWMGVPVVTLIGEQHHSRVGLSVLSSLDATAWAATDKADYIGKAVALASDPAALRAIRHSLRETMRRSPLLDGRRLARDLEKALETIWERSPAGRPGQ